From Paenibacillus graminis, a single genomic window includes:
- a CDS encoding glycoside hydrolase family 31 protein: protein MESSEAIRPEKMGPLVMKETWNTPGSFVSWERSENIYIVRGERGGIVFVFLNDEMFRMKVFRNKVPDLTTTAAVLAESCVPHLFPVEENDGQLTFTTSAIRLIIEKTSLLLRVENMDGKVIMQQNLTSWSPRGASHAEYDMQPDSHFYGLGEKASFLDKRGERYTNWNTDVFAPHLPEIEALYESIPLLIHMHGALSYGLFLDNTGRSDFDMRSHGVAFTIGCSTGAYDIYFINGPEMKDVVKRYTSLTGRIALPPKWAIGYHQSRYSYMNQQEVLQLARTFREKNIPCDVIYLDIHYMDEYRVFTFDPVHFPEPDKMIAELRGLGVRIIPIVDPGVKKDPNYEVYKQGVLEKHFCRRLEGDIFFGEVWPGISAFPDFSDVRTAEWWGDLHKYYTDLGIQGIWNDMNEPAVFNESKTMDLDVMHFNNGRPVTHEEYHNLYGMMMSKATYEGLAEHMGGERPFVLTRAGYAGIQRYAAVWTGDNRSFWEHMAMAMPMVLNMGLSGLAFSGPDIGGFAHHTSAQLLVRWTQMGVFFPYCRNHSSIGTLRQEPWSFGEEVEGILREFIGLRYRWMPHLYNLFHEAEMTGLPVIRPLILEYPRDPHVTNLCDQFLLGENVLIAPVYRPDTEHRSVYLPEGLWIDYWDGEVHEGGRHILAAAPLRIMPMYVKAGTFVAEGPLKQYALEDTAESVIFHLYGAEARSGFFAAFTLYEDDGHSFSYKKGHYSEISVHAAGEEGGLRLGWTYTVREYAPRRDMLRFALCYPNFAAASVDGLPEVSLEQLEEGRTGWARNGKNGALIIQVNDAARGGELRIQAVRAEEELNRKE from the coding sequence ATGGAGAGCAGTGAAGCAATTCGTCCTGAAAAAATGGGTCCGCTGGTTATGAAAGAGACTTGGAACACGCCAGGAAGCTTCGTATCCTGGGAACGCTCCGAGAATATTTATATTGTCCGGGGGGAACGCGGAGGCATCGTTTTTGTATTTTTGAATGACGAAATGTTCCGGATGAAGGTATTTCGGAACAAGGTGCCTGATCTGACGACGACCGCTGCGGTGCTCGCCGAGAGCTGTGTTCCGCACCTGTTCCCTGTGGAGGAGAATGACGGTCAGCTGACCTTTACGACCAGTGCCATCCGGCTGATCATCGAGAAGACCTCTCTCCTTCTGCGTGTGGAGAACATGGACGGGAAGGTCATCATGCAGCAGAATCTGACGAGCTGGAGTCCGCGCGGGGCGAGCCATGCTGAATATGATATGCAGCCGGATTCGCACTTTTATGGCCTGGGTGAAAAGGCGAGTTTCCTCGACAAGCGGGGGGAGCGCTACACCAACTGGAACACTGATGTATTTGCCCCGCATTTGCCGGAAATTGAAGCTCTCTATGAGTCTATTCCGTTACTGATCCATATGCATGGCGCACTCTCCTATGGCTTATTCCTGGATAATACAGGCCGGAGTGATTTTGACATGCGCTCCCATGGGGTGGCGTTTACCATCGGCTGCTCTACCGGGGCTTATGATATTTATTTTATCAACGGGCCTGAAATGAAGGATGTAGTCAAAAGATATACCTCCCTGACCGGACGGATTGCGCTGCCGCCTAAATGGGCTATTGGCTATCACCAGTCGCGATACAGCTATATGAACCAGCAGGAGGTGCTTCAGCTCGCCCGGACCTTTCGTGAAAAGAATATCCCGTGTGATGTTATTTATCTGGATATCCACTATATGGATGAATACCGTGTGTTCACCTTCGATCCGGTCCATTTCCCTGAGCCTGACAAGATGATTGCCGAGCTCCGCGGGCTGGGGGTGCGGATTATTCCGATTGTAGACCCTGGTGTCAAAAAAGACCCTAATTATGAAGTATACAAGCAAGGGGTGCTGGAGAAGCATTTCTGCCGGCGCCTGGAGGGCGATATCTTCTTCGGGGAGGTCTGGCCGGGAATCAGTGCGTTCCCCGATTTCAGTGATGTCCGGACTGCCGAATGGTGGGGGGATTTGCATAAATACTATACGGATCTTGGCATTCAGGGCATCTGGAATGATATGAACGAGCCGGCGGTGTTCAATGAGTCGAAGACCATGGATCTCGATGTGATGCATTTCAACAATGGCCGTCCGGTTACGCATGAGGAATACCACAATCTCTACGGGATGATGATGTCCAAGGCTACATATGAAGGGCTGGCTGAGCATATGGGCGGCGAGCGGCCTTTTGTGCTGACACGCGCCGGGTATGCGGGGATTCAGCGGTATGCCGCCGTATGGACCGGGGATAACCGCAGCTTTTGGGAGCATATGGCGATGGCAATGCCTATGGTACTCAATATGGGGCTGTCGGGTCTCGCGTTCTCGGGACCGGATATCGGCGGATTTGCCCATCATACCTCTGCCCAGCTGCTGGTGCGCTGGACGCAGATGGGCGTCTTTTTCCCGTATTGCCGCAATCACTCCTCCATCGGGACGCTGCGCCAGGAGCCTTGGTCATTCGGTGAAGAGGTTGAGGGAATTCTGCGGGAGTTCATTGGGCTGCGTTACCGCTGGATGCCGCATCTATATAATCTTTTCCATGAGGCTGAGATGACGGGGCTGCCCGTGATCCGTCCGCTGATCCTGGAATATCCGCGCGACCCCCATGTTACGAATCTGTGCGACCAGTTCCTGCTGGGGGAAAACGTGCTGATTGCTCCCGTGTACCGGCCGGATACGGAGCATCGTTCCGTCTATCTGCCGGAGGGGTTGTGGATCGACTACTGGGATGGTGAGGTTCACGAAGGCGGACGCCACATCCTGGCCGCTGCTCCACTGCGCATCATGCCGATGTACGTCAAGGCAGGAACCTTTGTCGCGGAAGGGCCGCTTAAGCAGTATGCCCTGGAGGATACAGCGGAGTCGGTGATTTTTCACCTGTATGGTGCAGAGGCAAGAAGCGGCTTCTTTGCTGCTTTTACTCTTTACGAGGATGACGGGCACAGCTTCAGCTACAAAAAAGGGCACTATTCCGAGATCAGTGTGCACGCTGCCGGCGAAGAAGGGGGATTGCGGCTGGGCTGGACCTATACGGTCCGCGAGTATGCTCCGCGCAGAGATATGCTGCGCTTTGCGCTCTGCTATCCCAACTTCGCTGCAGCTTCTGTAGACGGTCTCCCTGAGGTCAGTCTCGAACAACTGGAAGAGGGCCGGACCGGCTGGGCACGCAACGGTAAAAACGGTGCTCTCATTATCCAGGTGAATGATGCTGCTCGGGGTGGGGAGCTGCGTATACAGGCAGTTAGGGCGGAGGAAGAGCTTAACCGGAAGGAGTAA
- a CDS encoding tryptophan-rich sensory protein gives MRRNNPYKWWNLLFFLGVLTVNTLSVTLPLGGNSTGEISDRYHTYLTPAGYAFSIWSLIYLLLAGFVVYQFRQDTGSRDSVHSVGIWFVLSCIFNMGWLFLWHYLYIELSLAAMVLMLITLIVIYRRTRSITTPTSGEQWLVKLPFSIYLSWISVATIVNVSVVLEKNHWEGFGLSGPAWAVIMLCAGTLLAVAVSFPFRDCMYPLVFMWAFTAIALEHKDTNSVFIAGLVTACLLLLYSIWLLLTPSRSR, from the coding sequence ATGAGACGGAATAATCCTTATAAGTGGTGGAATCTGCTGTTCTTCCTTGGCGTACTTACCGTGAATACACTGTCGGTGACTCTGCCCCTTGGCGGGAACAGCACCGGCGAAATTTCGGACAGGTATCACACTTACCTTACGCCAGCCGGTTATGCTTTTTCCATCTGGTCGCTGATCTATCTGCTGCTTGCCGGCTTCGTTGTGTATCAATTCCGGCAGGACACTGGCTCACGTGATTCCGTGCATTCGGTCGGCATCTGGTTTGTGCTGAGCTGTATTTTTAATATGGGCTGGCTGTTCCTCTGGCATTACCTCTATATTGAGCTGTCTCTCGCTGCCATGGTGCTGATGCTGATCACACTGATCGTCATCTACCGCAGAACCCGGAGCATCACAACCCCCACCTCCGGGGAGCAATGGCTGGTTAAGCTGCCGTTCAGCATCTATCTCAGCTGGATCTCGGTAGCGACGATTGTGAATGTCAGTGTCGTACTGGAAAAAAACCATTGGGAAGGCTTCGGCTTAAGCGGCCCCGCCTGGGCCGTAATTATGCTCTGTGCCGGCACTTTGCTTGCTGTTGCCGTCAGCTTTCCGTTCCGGGACTGTATGTATCCGCTTGTCTTCATGTGGGCTTTTACCGCCATTGCCCTGGAGCACAAGGACACCAATAGCGTGTTTATAGCCGGTCTGGTGACAGCCTGCCTGCTGCTGCTCTACAGCATTTGGCTGCTGCTGACACCGAGCCGGAGCAGATAG
- a CDS encoding RidA family protein, whose protein sequence is MSKKQVATEKAPGAIGPYSQAVIAGNWVYTSGQLGLNPETGALAEGVVEQARQSLSNVKAILEEAGASLEHVVKTTVYLKDMNDFAAVNEVYSSFFTEPYPARSAVEVARLPKDGLVEIEAVARKK, encoded by the coding sequence ATGAGTAAAAAACAGGTAGCAACTGAAAAGGCCCCTGGTGCCATCGGCCCATACAGCCAGGCCGTCATCGCCGGGAACTGGGTATACACTTCAGGTCAGCTGGGGCTGAACCCGGAAACGGGAGCATTGGCAGAAGGCGTAGTGGAGCAGGCCCGTCAATCGCTCAGCAATGTTAAGGCGATTCTTGAAGAAGCTGGCGCATCCCTCGAACATGTTGTGAAGACAACGGTATACCTTAAGGATATGAACGATTTTGCAGCAGTCAATGAGGTGTACAGCAGCTTCTTCACTGAGCCATATCCGGCCCGCAGTGCTGTTGAGGTAGCGCGTCTGCCAAAAGACGGACTTGTGGAGATAGAAGCGGTAGCCCGCAAGAAATAA
- a CDS encoding GTP pyrophosphokinase, which produces MEENDSTQVTLNQLQVHVKDLQKWQVSEEFAKQIENFTALPALYRHALNELENKIDILKTEWQARDGYSPIEHIKSRIKDPKSILHKMERKGHEFTLDNMEQHIHDIAGMRIVCAFVKDIYRLVDHLCAREDIRVLEIKDYIAHPKPNGYQSLHLIVAMPLVLLEGTRWVKAEIQLRTLAMDFWASMEHILYYKFDKQLPSHVAEELKEAARAADELDQKMLRLRREILELAERPSEE; this is translated from the coding sequence GTGGAAGAAAATGATAGTACACAGGTTACGCTGAATCAGTTGCAGGTACATGTCAAGGATTTACAGAAGTGGCAGGTGAGCGAGGAATTTGCTAAGCAGATTGAAAACTTCACAGCGCTTCCAGCACTCTACCGCCATGCGCTGAATGAGCTTGAGAATAAAATTGATATCCTCAAAACAGAGTGGCAGGCACGTGACGGCTACAGTCCGATCGAACATATCAAGTCACGGATTAAGGACCCCAAGAGCATTCTCCATAAGATGGAGCGCAAAGGGCATGAATTCACACTGGATAATATGGAGCAGCACATTCATGATATCGCGGGCATGCGCATCGTCTGTGCTTTTGTGAAGGATATCTACCGTCTGGTCGATCATCTGTGTGCACGTGAGGACATACGGGTGCTCGAGATCAAGGATTACATCGCCCATCCCAAGCCTAATGGCTATCAAAGCCTGCATCTCATTGTGGCTATGCCGCTGGTGCTGCTGGAAGGCACCCGCTGGGTGAAGGCCGAAATTCAGCTGCGTACGCTTGCGATGGATTTCTGGGCCAGCATGGAGCATATTTTATATTATAAATTCGACAAGCAGCTCCCTTCACATGTGGCCGAGGAATTAAAGGAAGCAGCACGTGCCGCCGACGAACTGGATCAGAAGATGCTCCGCCTGCGCCGGGAAATTCTGGAGCTGGCTGAAAGACCCTCAGAGGAATAA
- a CDS encoding NAD(P)H-binding protein: MTRIAVVLGATGLVGSALTKDLLNGGWAEVRVLLRHPMKIRHPRLKQVITDWERLAEYKEQFAGASAVFCCLGTTIKKAGSQEKFERVDLEYPLAAAALAKTCGVKQFLAVSSMGANVRSRVFYSRTKGKLENGLGVFGFQGLHLFRPSLLLGDRAESRPGERVAAIVMKALDFAMVGKAAKYRAIPAAKVARAMMNIAQADTGGVHIYTNEVIHVIGKS; the protein is encoded by the coding sequence ATGACTAGAATCGCGGTAGTACTGGGGGCCACGGGTCTTGTAGGCAGTGCGCTTACGAAGGATCTGCTGAATGGGGGCTGGGCGGAGGTGCGTGTGCTGCTGCGCCACCCGATGAAGATCCGGCATCCCAGGCTGAAGCAGGTGATCACCGACTGGGAGAGGCTGGCGGAATATAAGGAACAGTTTGCCGGGGCTTCGGCCGTCTTCTGCTGCCTGGGCACAACCATCAAAAAAGCCGGCTCGCAGGAGAAGTTCGAGCGGGTGGATCTGGAGTATCCGCTTGCTGCCGCCGCACTGGCCAAGACATGCGGGGTGAAGCAGTTTCTGGCGGTTTCGTCGATGGGGGCAAATGTCAGGTCGCGGGTTTTTTATTCCCGTACCAAAGGAAAACTGGAGAACGGGCTCGGTGTCTTCGGTTTTCAAGGATTGCATCTGTTCCGCCCCTCGCTGCTGCTTGGAGACCGTGCGGAATCCCGCCCCGGTGAACGGGTGGCTGCCATAGTCATGAAGGCGCTGGACTTTGCGATGGTCGGCAAGGCAGCTAAGTACCGGGCGATTCCGGCTGCCAAGGTGGCCAGAGCGATGATGAATATCGCCCAAGCAGATACCGGGGGCGTGCATATCTATACCAATGAAGTGATTCATGTAATTGGAAAAAGTTGA
- a CDS encoding DEAD/DEAH box helicase: protein MIKHLYAIWLGDVFFCFSGETSEPKVDAWTRVVKRLELRSGWRPFAGASLRLTEVKYPVAASAEGRTTRRGLPGRTLEGLALAPKDAFELLLAWDEQLCRSQGLEPGGELRYWAAAARFALELMGTGGIVPGALPPRPLGSRRRGGEQAASAAWSPAFRKAADRELFLQMAASMPVLALGTHVAEESDLSTREDAGAYVLYSFLQSVMTAEIKRVVAENEGKLVPYKANYRRGYSPLTELWWNSLLTGSRDIPVQGTPAEVAELLAAVNATAGNEVPHAETEEARSGQLSLGLRLEPPADENEAWRLSFWVESREEGEFWLPAAAIWGSREREFTLWGKRYRNIQQQLLSALGRAARLSPDIQRALSMPAPDGVELEAEQLYLFLKESVQPLRERGITVQMPSRWSREGRRRIGMKMKMQPPASGIDGPAQAALGMEQLISFRIEASLGDSDISEDELNALVEAGVPYVRFRGEWIEIDPKEVRQVLRYMKRNESGEMSAAEWMRLEAEDGNERLWKGMSVTGMETSGLLASLMQGDMLRHLPMRPVPPDLHGTLRPYQERGFQWLASLSGLGFGVCLADDMGLGKTVQVITCLLDRALTAPPEEQREPVLILCPTSLLGNWQRELQRFAPSLRVHIHHGGRRVRGGGFAQLAASHEIVLTTYHLAGRDSEDLAGVRWSTVVLDEAQYIKNHRTKQAQSVMKLSAPHRIAMTGTPVENRLGELWSIFHFLNPGYLGTYHSFRQRYVSGEGGDRLRELHRLVSPFLLRRLKSDPDISKDLPEKLELKQYCTLTETQAALYQGVVNEMLGVIGERSGMARRGLVLSSLTKLKQICDHPQLFRGDEGRGQRSEASGKMEVMFEVLDSIAELGESALIFTQYVAMGELLVSRLARRYGKAPLFLHGGVPKRERDEMVHAFQEGEGPAFFVLSLKAGGVGLNLTRANHVLHYDRWWNPAVENQATDRAFRIGQHKNVQVHKLICQGTLEERIDELIERKKNLSEQVVGSGENWLTEMSNHELQELIELQGQDWM from the coding sequence ATGATTAAGCATCTGTATGCAATATGGTTAGGGGACGTATTCTTTTGCTTCTCCGGCGAAACTTCAGAGCCGAAGGTGGACGCATGGACGCGTGTGGTCAAGCGCTTGGAGCTTCGGAGCGGCTGGCGTCCTTTTGCGGGTGCTTCGCTGCGGCTTACGGAAGTGAAATATCCGGTTGCTGCCTCTGCAGAAGGGAGGACAACGAGACGCGGTCTGCCGGGGCGTACGCTTGAAGGGCTGGCCCTGGCACCCAAGGACGCCTTTGAGCTGCTGCTCGCCTGGGACGAGCAGCTGTGCCGCAGCCAGGGGCTGGAGCCGGGCGGGGAACTGCGGTATTGGGCTGCCGCCGCCCGCTTCGCGCTGGAGCTTATGGGTACAGGCGGCATTGTGCCTGGGGCGCTGCCGCCGCGCCCGCTGGGATCACGCCGGCGCGGAGGAGAGCAGGCGGCGTCTGCTGCCTGGTCACCGGCATTCCGCAAGGCAGCAGACAGGGAGCTGTTCCTGCAGATGGCCGCATCCATGCCGGTGCTGGCGCTGGGGACGCATGTGGCCGAGGAAAGTGATCTGTCCACCCGTGAGGATGCCGGTGCCTATGTGCTTTACTCCTTTCTGCAGTCTGTAATGACTGCAGAGATCAAACGGGTGGTTGCGGAGAACGAAGGGAAGCTTGTGCCTTACAAGGCGAACTATCGCCGTGGCTACTCCCCGCTGACAGAGCTGTGGTGGAATAGCCTGCTTACGGGCAGCCGTGATATTCCCGTACAAGGAACTCCGGCTGAAGTGGCGGAGCTTCTTGCTGCAGTAAACGCAACCGCCGGCAACGAAGTGCCTCACGCGGAGACCGAAGAGGCGCGCAGCGGACAGCTCAGTCTTGGACTGCGTCTGGAGCCGCCTGCAGATGAGAATGAAGCGTGGCGCTTGTCCTTCTGGGTAGAGAGCCGCGAAGAGGGTGAATTCTGGCTCCCGGCAGCGGCAATCTGGGGCAGCCGGGAACGTGAATTCACCCTCTGGGGCAAGCGGTACCGCAACATCCAGCAGCAGCTGTTGTCTGCGCTGGGCCGGGCAGCCAGGCTGTCCCCGGATATTCAGCGGGCGCTATCCATGCCGGCCCCGGATGGCGTGGAGCTCGAAGCGGAACAGTTATATCTGTTCCTGAAGGAGAGCGTGCAGCCGCTGCGTGAGCGGGGAATCACCGTGCAGATGCCTTCCCGCTGGAGCCGCGAAGGCCGGCGGCGGATCGGCATGAAGATGAAGATGCAGCCGCCGGCAAGTGGAATCGACGGTCCGGCCCAGGCTGCACTGGGCATGGAGCAGCTGATTTCCTTCCGGATCGAGGCTTCGCTTGGCGATTCGGATATCAGTGAGGATGAACTGAACGCATTGGTGGAGGCGGGCGTGCCCTATGTGCGGTTTCGGGGAGAATGGATTGAGATCGACCCGAAAGAGGTCCGCCAGGTGCTAAGGTATATGAAGCGTAATGAAAGCGGGGAAATGTCGGCGGCCGAATGGATGCGTCTGGAGGCCGAGGATGGGAATGAACGCCTGTGGAAGGGGATGTCGGTCACCGGGATGGAGACCTCCGGTCTGCTGGCTTCGCTTATGCAAGGCGACATGCTGCGGCATCTGCCGATGCGTCCGGTGCCGCCGGATCTGCACGGCACGCTGAGACCGTACCAGGAACGCGGGTTTCAGTGGCTGGCCTCGCTGAGCGGTCTGGGCTTCGGCGTCTGTCTGGCCGATGACATGGGTCTGGGAAAGACTGTGCAGGTAATTACCTGCCTGCTGGATCGCGCGCTGACCGCACCGCCGGAAGAACAACGTGAGCCGGTGCTGATTCTCTGCCCAACCTCGCTGCTGGGGAACTGGCAGCGGGAACTGCAGCGCTTTGCACCTTCCCTGCGGGTGCACATTCATCATGGGGGACGCAGGGTCCGTGGCGGGGGCTTCGCCCAGCTTGCGGCCAGTCACGAAATTGTCTTAACCACTTACCATCTTGCCGGGAGGGACAGTGAGGATCTGGCAGGTGTGCGGTGGTCGACTGTGGTGCTGGATGAGGCGCAGTACATCAAAAACCACCGTACCAAGCAAGCGCAGAGCGTAATGAAGCTGTCGGCGCCGCACCGGATTGCCATGACAGGGACGCCGGTGGAGAACCGGCTGGGCGAGCTGTGGTCCATCTTTCATTTTCTGAATCCGGGTTACCTGGGCACATATCATTCGTTCCGCCAGCGCTATGTTTCCGGAGAAGGCGGGGACCGGCTGCGCGAGCTGCACCGTCTCGTATCGCCTTTTCTGCTGCGGCGGCTGAAAAGTGATCCGGATATCTCCAAGGATCTGCCGGAGAAGCTGGAGCTGAAGCAGTATTGCACGCTCACGGAGACGCAGGCGGCCTTGTATCAGGGTGTAGTCAATGAGATGCTTGGCGTGATCGGAGAACGTTCAGGCATGGCCCGCCGGGGATTGGTGCTGTCTTCCTTGACCAAGCTGAAGCAAATCTGTGATCATCCGCAGCTATTCCGGGGGGATGAAGGACGGGGACAGCGCAGTGAGGCTTCCGGCAAAATGGAAGTGATGTTCGAGGTGCTCGACAGCATTGCCGAGCTTGGAGAATCTGCCTTGATCTTTACCCAATATGTGGCGATGGGGGAACTTTTGGTCAGCAGACTGGCCAGACGGTACGGGAAGGCTCCGCTCTTTTTGCACGGTGGAGTTCCCAAGCGGGAGCGTGATGAAATGGTTCATGCTTTCCAAGAGGGGGAAGGCCCGGCCTTTTTCGTACTGTCGCTCAAAGCCGGAGGTGTGGGGCTTAATCTGACACGGGCCAACCATGTGCTGCATTACGACCGCTGGTGGAACCCGGCGGTGGAGAATCAGGCGACCGACCGTGCTTTTCGGATCGGCCAGCACAAAAATGTGCAGGTGCATAAGCTGATCTGCCAGGGAACACTGGAAGAGCGGATTGATGAGCTGATTGAACGCAAAAAAAACCTCTCGGAGCAGGTCGTCGGCTCCGGCGAAAACTGGTTGACTGAAATGTCCAATCATGAGCTGCAGGAGCTCATTGAACTGCAGGGACAGGACTGGATGTAG
- a CDS encoding zinc ribbon domain-containing protein encodes MNFLQRLKDGASRVSEKAQSSVEIGKLNGQISDIEREMEIEFMKMGKLFYEGYRSRDMSVAEGKMVELSRGCFKYQEQIDELRARIAELKNERLCACGHVVALDANFCPHCGRKLEELSPRKEAAAVNVHTVHEHEEEEDEFYGEDELTEAEKELAMRHEQRAVYTEVLPEEEELPLESYSGNAQTEERSRREADQLERERERQLELDRRIRDWKASEPEEAAVSEGGGVRDIVKCQICRADLPKGSMWCPRCGSEQI; translated from the coding sequence ATGAATTTTTTGCAACGGCTTAAGGACGGTGCCAGCCGGGTGAGTGAAAAAGCACAAAGCTCGGTGGAAATCGGTAAGCTGAATGGCCAAATTTCCGATATCGAACGCGAGATGGAAATTGAATTTATGAAAATGGGCAAGCTTTTCTATGAAGGCTACCGCTCAAGGGATATGTCGGTGGCGGAAGGCAAGATGGTGGAACTCTCGCGGGGCTGCTTCAAGTACCAGGAACAGATCGACGAGCTGCGCGCACGGATTGCTGAGCTTAAGAATGAACGGCTCTGCGCCTGTGGGCATGTAGTCGCCCTGGATGCGAATTTCTGCCCGCACTGCGGACGCAAGCTGGAGGAGCTCTCCCCGAGAAAAGAAGCGGCGGCAGTGAACGTACATACCGTTCATGAGCATGAAGAGGAAGAGGATGAATTTTACGGCGAGGACGAATTGACCGAAGCTGAAAAAGAACTGGCCATGAGACACGAGCAACGTGCTGTCTATACCGAGGTGCTTCCTGAGGAGGAAGAGCTGCCTCTGGAGAGTTATAGCGGAAATGCCCAGACTGAGGAGCGCAGCCGCCGTGAAGCGGATCAACTGGAGCGGGAACGCGAGCGGCAGCTTGAGCTGGACCGGCGGATCCGGGACTGGAAGGCCAGTGAACCGGAGGAAGCGGCCGTCAGTGAAGGCGGAGGGGTGCGCGATATTGTAAAATGCCAAATTTGCCGGGCAGATCTGCCGAAGGGCTCAATGTGGTGTCCGCGCTGCGGTTCGGAGCAAA